From a region of the Candida albicans SC5314 chromosome 1, complete sequence genome:
- the MLS1 gene encoding malate synthase (Malate synthase; glyoxylate cycle enzyme; no mammalian homolog; regulated upon white-opaque switch; phagocytosis, strong oxidative stress induced; stationary phase enriched; flow model biofilm repressed; rat catheter, Spider biofilm induced), whose translation MSSPFPKTADKIKGVQILGPVPESAKHIFNQETLAFVATLHRGFEARRQELLNNRKEQQKLRDQGFLPDFLPETEYIRNDATWTGPPLAPGLVDRRCEITGPTDRKMVINALNSNVATYMADFEDSLTPAWKNLVEGQVNLYDGVRRNLTANINGKNYALNLDKGRHIPTLIVRPRGWHLDEKHVLVDGKPVSGGIFDFAVYFFNNAQETLARGFGPYFYLPKMEHHLEAKLWNDIFNYAQDYIGLRRGTIRASVLIETIPAVFQMDEIIYQLREHSAGLNCGRWDYIFSYIKCLRNHPDFILPDRSQVTMAAPFMSSYVKLLVHTTHKRKVHALGGMAAQIPIKDDEERNRAALANVTKDKLREVTLGCDSCWVAHPALVPVVLKVFNENMKGPNQISLPPKEPFKPITQRDLLSPFVPNAKITEQGIRANIIIGISYIEAWLRNVGCVPINYLMEDAATAEVSRTQIWQWVTHGAKTDTGKVIDKQYVKQLLDEEYAKLVKSAKPGNKFKRAFEYFAPEALGEKYSDFVTTLIYDDITTIGRSLPGERL comes from the coding sequence ATGTCTTCCCCATTCCCAAAAACAGCTGATAAGATCAAAGGTGTCCAAATATTAGGCCCTGTCCCAGAAAGTGCTAAACACATTTTCAACCAAGAAACTTTAGCATTTGTTGCCACTTTGCACCGTGGTTTCGAAGCCAGAAGACAAGAATTGTTGAACAACAGAAaggaacaacaaaaattaagaGATCAAGGTTTCTTGCCAGATTTCTTACCAGAAACTGAATACATTAGAAATGATGCTACCTGGACTGGTCCACCATTAGCTCCAGGTTTAGTTGACAGAAGATGTGAAATCACTGGTCCAACCGACAGAAAAATGGTTATCAATGCCTTGAACTCCAATGTTGCTACTTATATGGCCGATTTTGAAGATTCATTGACCCCAGCTTGGAAAAACTTGGTTGAAGGTCAAGTCAATCTTTACGATGGTGTCAGAAGAAACTTGACTGCTAACATTAATGGTAAAAATTATGCCTTGAACTTGGACAAAGGCAGACACATTCCAACGTTGATTGTGAGACCAAGAGGATGGCATTTGGATGAAAAGCATGTATTGGTTGACGGTAAACCAGTTTCCGGTggtatttttgattttgctgtctactttttcaacaatgCTCAAGAAACCTTAGCTAGAGGCTTTGGTCCATACTTTTACTTGCCAAAGATGGAACACCACTTGGAAGCTAAATTGTGGAACGATATTTTCAACTATGCCCAAGACTACATTGGTTTGAGAAGAGGTACCATCAGAGCTTCAGTTTTGATTGAAACCATTCCAGCTGTCTTCCAAATGGATGAAATTATCTATCAATTAAGAGAACACAGTGCCGGTTTGAACTGTGGTAGATGGGATTACATTTTCTCCTACATCAAGTGTTTGAGAAACCACCCAGACTTTATTTTGCCTGATAGATCCCAAGTCACTATGGCTGCTCCATTCATGTCCTCATACGTTAAGTTGTTGGTCCACACTACTCACAAGAGAAAAGTCCATGCACTTGGTGGTATGGCTGCTCAAATTCCAAtcaaagatgatgaagaaagaaacagaGCTGCTTTGGCCAACGTTACTAAAGATAAATTAAGAGAAGTCACTCTTGGCTGTGACTCTTGTTGGGTTGCCCACCCAGCTTTGGTTCCTGTTGTGTTGAAGGTTTTCAACGAAAACATGAAGGGTCCAAATCAAATCTCATTGCCACCAAAGGAACCATTCAAGCCAATCACCCAAAGAGACTTGTTGAGTCCATTTGTTCCAAATGCTAAAATTACCGAACAAGGTATTAGAGctaatatcattattggtATCTCCTACATTGAAGCTTGGTTAAGAAATGTCGGTTGTGTTCCAATCAACTACTTGATGGAAGATGCCGCCACCGCTGAAGTTTCCAGAACTCAAATTTGGCAATGGGTTACCCACGGTGCCAAGACTGACACCGGTAAAGTTATTGACAAACAATACGTTAAGCAATTATTGGATGAAGAATATGCTAAATTGGTCAAGAGTGCTAAACCAGGTAACAAGTTCAAGAGAGCTTTCGAATACTTTGCTCCAGAAGCTCTTGGTGAAAAGTACTCCGATTTCGTGACAACTTTGATTTACGACGATATCACTACTATTGGCAGATCTTTACCAGGTGAAAGAttgtaa
- a CDS encoding uncharacterized protein (Ortholog of C. dubliniensis CD36 : Cd36_09140, C. parapsilosis CDC317 : CPAR2_804920, Debaryomyces hansenii CBS767 : DEHA2B10516g and Pichia stipitis Pignal : PICST_30058), which produces MPFQNDDCNSEIKVYVVAVMHWLSEFPNSPITPECSLEEFIQPTKLFEIFQLLFSKEESSGYLTNCFIANKDIQSDIESIYISQITLKQIEILTDILDRHLRSRITLNTFPYLNLYKLIMFNDYAELKKLCQILFRIGTFTSILSANGLAYFEFLTDNDKQVINQFKEPLIKTKKNKYPGLREKSMPPADTNSDYDSADPKSESCYLMQEEELEALNWEISIFENLVYKLAKEM; this is translated from the coding sequence ATGCCATTTCAGAACGATGATTGTAATTCTGAAATTAAGGTGTATGTTGTGGCAGTTATGCATTGGTTATCTGAATTTCCCAATTCCCCAATAACACCAGAATGTTCATTAGAAGAATTCATTCAACCTACTAAATTATTTGAGATATTTCAACTcttattttcaaaagaagaatcGAGCGGTTATTTGacaaattgttttattgcAAACAAAGATATTCAAAGTGACATAGAATCGATATATATTTCTCAAATCactttgaaacaaattgaaattttaacTGATATTTTGGATCGTCATTTGCGATCTCGAATAACGTTAAATACCTTTCCGTATCTAAATCTTTACAAGCTTATAATGTTCAATGACTACGCtgagttgaaaaaattgtgtCAAATTTTATTCAGAATTGGCACTTTTACATCAATTTTGTCAGCAAATGGACTTgcatattttgaatttttgacTGATAACGACAAACAGGTaatcaaccaattcaaAGAACCGTTGatcaaaacaaagaaaaacaaatatcCAGGGTTACGAGAAAAATCAATGCCTCCAGCAGATACAAACTCTGACTACGACTCAGCTGACCCCAAGAGTGAAAGTTGCTATTTAATGCAAGAAGAAGAGCTAGAGGCTTTGAATTGGGAAATATctatatttgaaaatttagTTTATAAGTTAGCTAAAGAAATGTAA